One Candidatus Paceibacterota bacterium genomic window carries:
- a CDS encoding FecR domain-containing protein: MKHKFIFGFIAFILISAAGGAAVLVNHYKKARIGASEDGGVAQNIQVSKPWVEVLKPNVYASVESGEKKSLQTGDEIDSGYTVETDTWGLANIYFPDGSVARLDSGTQIFLEEGEYSDSDQSLKVKISLSAGRVWSKIIELATPDSLWEVKTTNAVATVRGTAFGFEHIDGKSSVVGSENQVELAPIDPDTKEILTDKKVIISPNKIVELKRQDLGEIKSGKIAIADKVKEAGPEVLEKEWVKRAAASDVVLNEKIKEIKQRVEENRGEDINKEELKKEIKQEIRNEIKKDAIKPFIQEIEKRRIEKEESKQKSKDNILENKNIQSEEKKILKPQTEGGQAGTGAGNQGTKESLKPIKLLVRPADFSGEIKEGERITFQAVLIMADNSEKIVTEGVKWQVLGQMGKMERPGVFYAELDSTISEFGEASGAVIAVWESEDGTVNFLAKTKIFKVRARVEETTDTRG, translated from the coding sequence ATGAAGCATAAATTTATTTTTGGTTTTATCGCGTTTATTTTAATTTCCGCCGCTGGGGGCGCGGCTGTGCTTGTTAATCATTACAAAAAAGCAAGAATCGGGGCTTCGGAGGACGGCGGCGTCGCGCAAAATATTCAAGTTTCAAAACCATGGGTGGAAGTGTTAAAGCCGAACGTTTACGCGTCTGTTGAAAGCGGCGAAAAAAAATCTTTGCAGACCGGAGATGAAATTGATTCCGGCTATACCGTAGAGACCGACACATGGGGTTTGGCGAACATTTATTTTCCGGATGGCTCGGTGGCGCGCCTTGATTCCGGAACGCAGATTTTTTTGGAAGAAGGCGAATACAGCGATTCAGACCAAAGTCTGAAAGTAAAAATATCTTTAAGCGCCGGCAGGGTGTGGTCTAAAATAATAGAACTTGCCACACCCGATTCGCTTTGGGAAGTGAAAACAACGAATGCGGTTGCCACTGTGCGCGGCACCGCTTTCGGTTTTGAACACATAGACGGAAAATCCAGCGTCGTCGGTTCTGAAAATCAGGTGGAGCTGGCGCCGATTGACCCGGACACGAAAGAAATTTTAACCGACAAAAAAGTAATTATTTCGCCGAATAAAATAGTTGAATTGAAAAGGCAGGATTTGGGAGAAATTAAATCAGGCAAAATCGCCATCGCGGATAAAGTGAAAGAAGCAGGGCCTGAAGTTTTGGAAAAGGAATGGGTAAAACGCGCCGCGGCGTCCGATGTCGTTTTAAACGAAAAAATTAAAGAAATAAAACAAAGGGTGGAAGAAAACAGAGGCGAGGATATAAATAAGGAAGAATTGAAAAAAGAAATCAAGCAGGAAATTCGCAATGAAATCAAAAAAGACGCGATAAAACCTTTTATTCAGGAAATAGAAAAGAGGAGGATTGAGAAAGAAGAGTCAAAGCAAAAGTCAAAAGATAATATTTTGGAAAATAAAAATATTCAGAGCGAAGAGAAAAAAATTTTAAAACCTCAAACCGAAGGCGGGCAAGCGGGAACGGGCGCTGGAAACCAGGGAACAAAAGAATCTTTAAAGCCGATTAAATTATTGGTAAGACCCGCGGATTTTTCCGGTGAAATAAAAGAAGGAGAGAGAATAACTTTTCAGGCGGTGCTTATCATGGCCGACAATTCGGAAAAAATCGTTACCGAAGGCGTAAAGTGGCAAGTTCTTGGGCAAATGGGAAAAATGGAGCGGCCCGGGGTTTTTTATGCCGAGCTTGATTCGACGATTTCCGAGTTTGGGGAAGCGTCAGGCGCGGTAATAGCGGTTTGGGAAAGCGAAGACGGAACTGTAAATTTTTTGGCAAAAACGAAAATTTTTAAAGTGAGAGCCCGCGTTGAAGAAACAACTGACACCCGCGGATAA
- a CDS encoding adenylate/guanylate cyclase domain-containing protein: protein MKSKIYYFIIASLAGVLVCFSFYFGIFSGLEVFFEDLFFAPKPVSGDFVIVSIDDESLSRIGQWPWPREVFAKALLEMEKNTPLAAGMDIVFSELSSNGAEDDEKLASALGKISYPVVLASEAQNIFLSQDGTITASEFIKPLDSFTNEKNVSLGHVNLILDRDNVARKIPFLISEKSPEGIESQMPFAYEIVKKTGKNISSERTLEGVNRIVYSSLPGTIKRIPFWRVLEGQVSGELKDKIVFIGATAPDLHDDKPVPNARGKTMAGVEIQANVANMLIFGYRLVPLGKFYSFLWIFISALFPVIFILLFRRFLSALSGVLILGILYIIFCAVLFDLGVSASVLHISLSWLLSSAGLFGFRHFSGEKDKLQLKRIFSKYVSAGVLEEILSNPKKVALGGEEKEITVLFSDIRGFTSISEKTPPKELVRILNKYFSAMTEEILKQGGVLDKYIGDAIMAFWGAPLEEPDQADNALRASKNMMKRLKILNEEFKAAGDPEINIGIGLCSGMAVVGNVGSEERFDYTAIGDTVNAASRLEGLTKEYQVKIILSESVKAKAKNDYDFKYLGAAAVKGKDEPIKIYTVI, encoded by the coding sequence ATGAAATCTAAAATATACTATTTTATTATTGCCTCGCTTGCCGGCGTTTTGGTTTGTTTTTCTTTTTATTTCGGGATTTTTTCCGGACTTGAAGTTTTTTTTGAAGATTTGTTTTTCGCGCCGAAGCCGGTGAGCGGAGATTTTGTGATTGTTTCGATTGACGACGAGTCTTTGTCGCGTATCGGTCAGTGGCCGTGGCCGCGCGAGGTTTTTGCAAAAGCTCTTCTGGAGATGGAAAAAAATACCCCGCTTGCCGCAGGGATGGACATTGTTTTTTCGGAACTTTCTTCAAATGGAGCTGAAGACGACGAAAAGCTGGCGTCTGCTTTGGGAAAAATTTCTTATCCCGTTGTCTTGGCAAGCGAAGCGCAAAATATTTTTTTAAGCCAGGACGGGACAATTACGGCTTCGGAATTTATAAAACCGCTGGATAGTTTTACAAATGAAAAAAACGTAAGTTTGGGGCATGTGAATTTGATTTTAGACAGAGATAATGTGGCGAGAAAAATCCCTTTTTTGATTTCTGAAAAAAGTCCCGAAGGAATCGAATCCCAGATGCCGTTTGCTTATGAAATTGTTAAAAAAACCGGGAAAAATATCAGCAGTGAGCGGACGCTTGAAGGCGTAAACCGCATTGTTTATTCATCTTTGCCCGGAACGATAAAAAGAATTCCTTTTTGGCGTGTTTTGGAAGGGCAGGTTTCGGGCGAATTGAAAGACAAAATTGTTTTCATTGGCGCGACGGCGCCGGATCTTCATGACGATAAACCTGTTCCGAATGCCAGGGGAAAAACGATGGCGGGTGTTGAAATACAAGCAAATGTCGCGAACATGCTTATTTTCGGTTATCGTTTGGTTCCGCTTGGCAAGTTCTATTCCTTTTTGTGGATTTTTATCAGCGCGCTGTTTCCGGTTATTTTTATTTTGTTGTTCAGGCGTTTTCTTTCCGCGCTGTCCGGTGTTTTGATTTTGGGAATTTTATATATTATTTTTTGCGCGGTCCTTTTTGACCTTGGAGTAAGCGCCAGCGTTTTGCACATAAGTTTGTCGTGGCTTCTTTCTTCCGCGGGACTTTTCGGATTCAGACATTTTTCCGGAGAAAAAGACAAACTTCAGCTTAAGCGGATTTTTTCCAAATATGTTTCCGCCGGAGTTTTGGAAGAAATTTTAAGCAATCCGAAAAAGGTCGCGCTTGGCGGAGAAGAAAAAGAAATTACGGTTTTGTTTTCCGACATAAGGGGATTTACTTCCATTTCGGAAAAAACTCCGCCGAAAGAACTTGTTAGAATTTTAAATAAATATTTTTCGGCGATGACGGAAGAAATTTTGAAACAGGGCGGAGTTTTGGATAAATATATAGGCGATGCGATAATGGCTTTTTGGGGAGCTCCTTTGGAAGAGCCGGACCAGGCGGATAACGCTTTGAGAGCGTCAAAAAACATGATGAAAAGGCTGAAAATTCTAAATGAGGAGTTTAAGGCCGCCGGAGACCCGGAAATAAACATAGGAATAGGGCTTTGTTCGGGCATGGCGGTGGTGGGAAACGTAGGTTCGGAAGAAAGGTTTGATTATACGGCGATAGGTGATACGGTGAACGCGGCTTCGCGGCTTGAAGGGCTTACGAAAGAATATCAAGTAAAAATAATTTTGAGCGAAAGCGTGAAAGCTAAGGCAAAAAACGATTATGATTTTAAATACCTCGGAGCGGCGGCGGTAAAAGGGAAAGACGAGCCGATAAAAATTTACACCGTCATTTAA
- a CDS encoding cupin domain-containing protein, with amino-acid sequence MSNKSYVGKRKKGGFSVAKDGAFISEFEWPGNSKIRKTSTTCGRLNPGQKAKLHRHEVSEEMCYVLSGHGEIKVGEIVEKIGKGDVVCIPARAAHSLKNISQKKLLKVLAFYSPMCTDGSTTFLE; translated from the coding sequence ATGAGCAATAAATCGTACGTCGGAAAAAGAAAAAAGGGAGGTTTTTCTGTTGCCAAAGACGGCGCTTTTATTTCTGAATTTGAATGGCCTGGCAATTCTAAGATTCGGAAAACAAGCACCACCTGCGGTCGTCTCAATCCAGGGCAAAAAGCAAAGCTTCATCGCCATGAGGTTTCCGAAGAAATGTGTTATGTGCTATCAGGTCATGGCGAGATAAAGGTGGGTGAGATTGTAGAAAAAATAGGAAAAGGTGATGTTGTCTGCATACCCGCCCGCGCTGCTCACTCGCTTAAAAACATCAGTCAAAAGAAACTTTTGAAAGTTTTAGCTTTTTATTCTCCCATGTGTACGGACGGCAGCACTACTTTTCTTGAATAG
- a CDS encoding cupin domain-containing protein: MIKTVIGVKKLPLTSNVCKQAVREVINLNRASVAHVEVQPGDASLLHRHKIFTQLYYILEGRGRMYVGGRGDFPVAKDTLIWIAPGRPHKLENTGRKILSHLVISIPPFSQTDVEVIDEQ, translated from the coding sequence GTGATAAAAACGGTTATAGGCGTCAAAAAATTGCCATTAACTTCCAATGTATGCAAGCAGGCTGTAAGAGAGGTCATTAATCTTAACCGGGCAAGCGTTGCCCATGTGGAAGTGCAGCCGGGAGATGCATCTCTTTTGCACAGACATAAAATCTTTACTCAGCTCTATTACATTTTGGAAGGCAGGGGCAGGATGTATGTTGGCGGACGCGGTGATTTTCCGGTGGCTAAAGACACTTTGATTTGGATAGCTCCGGGAAGGCCGCACAAATTGGAAAATACGGGCAGAAAGATTTTAAGCCATTTGGTCATCTCTATTCCCCCATTCAGTCAAACCGATGTGGAGGTAATTGATGAGCAATAA